A region of Selenomonadales bacterium 4137-cl DNA encodes the following proteins:
- a CDS encoding U32 family peptidase has product MRIPELLAPAGNLEKLRVALAYGADAVYFGGKSFGLRAFSDNFGDEELAAAVAVAHEAGKKAYVTVNIFPHNEDLPALPVYIALLRDIGADAVIVSDPGVYRIVRQVAPELPIHISTQANTTNWSAALFWQELGARRIVLAREVSLADVRLIRERTAIELEAFVHGAMCISYSGRCLLSNYFTGRDANRGECAQACRWRYHVVEETRPGQYFPVTEDERGTYLFNSRDLCLLPHIPAMIDSGLSSFKIEGRMKSVHYVATVVKVYREALDAYAADPRRYDVREEWLAELAAISHRPYTTGFAFGKTGPGDQLYGGGTYKQSHDFVGLVRGYDPVRGLAAVEQRNNMKVGEEIEVLLPQGKSFRQHIDAMFDAEGNPIEVAPHPQQLVYIPAERPVVEFAMLRRKGRGDV; this is encoded by the coding sequence ATGCGCATTCCTGAACTTTTAGCACCCGCCGGCAATCTGGAGAAGCTCCGCGTCGCCCTTGCCTATGGCGCCGACGCCGTATATTTCGGCGGCAAAAGCTTTGGCCTCAGGGCGTTTTCCGACAACTTCGGCGACGAGGAATTGGCGGCCGCCGTGGCCGTCGCCCATGAAGCCGGCAAAAAGGCGTATGTTACCGTCAACATTTTTCCCCATAACGAGGACCTGCCGGCCCTGCCCGTCTATATAGCGCTGCTGAGGGACATCGGCGCCGACGCGGTGATAGTATCCGATCCGGGCGTTTACCGGATCGTCCGCCAGGTCGCTCCCGAACTTCCAATCCACATCAGCACTCAGGCCAACACTACCAATTGGTCGGCAGCCTTGTTCTGGCAGGAGTTGGGCGCCCGCAGGATCGTGCTGGCCCGCGAAGTATCCCTGGCCGATGTCAGGCTGATCCGTGAACGGACCGCTATTGAACTGGAAGCCTTCGTCCACGGCGCCATGTGCATTTCATATTCGGGCCGTTGCCTGTTGAGCAACTATTTCACCGGCCGCGACGCTAACCGGGGCGAATGCGCCCAGGCCTGCCGCTGGCGCTACCATGTGGTCGAGGAAACGCGCCCGGGCCAGTATTTCCCGGTCACCGAGGACGAACGCGGCACTTATTTGTTTAACTCCCGCGACCTGTGCCTGCTGCCTCACATCCCCGCAATGATTGACAGCGGGCTGAGCAGCTTCAAGATCGAAGGCAGGATGAAAAGCGTCCACTATGTCGCGACCGTCGTCAAGGTATACCGCGAGGCCCTCGACGCCTATGCCGCCGACCCACGGCGCTACGATGTACGGGAGGAATGGCTGGCTGAGCTTGCCGCCATATCCCACCGGCCGTACACCACCGGTTTTGCGTTCGGAAAAACTGGCCCCGGGGATCAGCTATATGGCGGCGGCACCTATAAACAGAGCCACGATTTCGTGGGGCTGGTGAGGGGGTATGATCCGGTCCGCGGTCTGGCGGCGGTGGAGCAGCGCAACAACATGAAGGTGGGCGAAGAGATCGAGGTTCTTTTGCCTCAGGGAAAAAGCTTCCGGCAGCATATCGACGCCATGTTCGACGCCGAGGGCAATCCGATCGAGGTTGCTCCCCACCCGCAGCAGCTTGTCTACATCCCTGCGGAGCGACCGGTGGTAGAGTTCGCTATGCTGCGGCGAAAGGGGAGAGGGGATGTTTGA
- a CDS encoding DUF1292 domain-containing protein, which translates to MADFENDDMEMEEEPVVVMTDEEGNEYYYREEVIIPVGDKKFAILVPISIDEDEEEECGCGCCCEDEETDVYIARIDIDENGEEIYVDPTDAEFDEVRQAYEDLLAEEEDEA; encoded by the coding sequence ATGGCTGATTTTGAAAATGACGACATGGAAATGGAAGAAGAACCCGTAGTCGTGATGACCGACGAAGAGGGCAATGAATATTATTACCGCGAAGAAGTAATCATCCCCGTGGGCGACAAAAAGTTCGCCATCCTGGTGCCGATCAGCATCGACGAGGACGAGGAAGAAGAGTGCGGCTGCGGCTGCTGCTGCGAGGATGAGGAAACCGACGTTTATATCGCCCGTATCGATATTGACGAGAACGGCGAGGAAATTTACGTCGATCCCACCGACGCAGAATTCGACGAAGTCCGTCAGGCTTACGAAGACCTGCTGGCGGAAGAGGAAGACGAAGCATAA
- a CDS encoding DUF4911 domain-containing protein — protein sequence MFDAGTIYIRVEPRDVNFVNRIMEGHEYLGVVTTVDKARGILAVRATTDTAAAARAILGRLPVLVEFLEKPE from the coding sequence ATGTTTGACGCCGGGACGATTTACATCCGCGTCGAGCCGCGTGACGTTAACTTCGTCAACCGGATAATGGAGGGGCACGAATATCTCGGCGTCGTAACGACGGTCGACAAAGCGCGCGGTATCTTGGCCGTGCGGGCCACCACCGATACCGCGGCGGCGGCGCGGGCTATCCTCGGACGCCTGCCGGTCCTGGTCGAATTCCTCGAAAAGCCCGAATAA
- the mltG gene encoding endolytic transglycosylase MltG, translating to MLQLDKQIHKWLIAIVIAGVFVLAAGSAVYSLARPVNASAGDAIMVVVKPGMATQAIGELLHDKGLIKNVLIFRVMAKMEGMEGSLQAGEYSFSKAMTVREIIGKLVRGETAYRQFTIPEGFTIDQIAALLEKNKLASAAKYKAVAAGYAPYDYIRPAANVKYQAEGFVFPDTYRVAAGTSEAQLVKMMMSQFDSQFTPTMRERAAELGLSVREVVILASLVEKEAQLAAERPVIAGVFLRRLKLGMPLQSCATIQYILGYPKPELTVQDTEIPSPYNTYQNMGLPPGPIASPGLASIKAVLYPADTEYLYFFANKDGSHVFSRTYEEHLAAINRDDS from the coding sequence ATGCTGCAGTTGGACAAGCAGATACACAAGTGGCTTATAGCAATTGTTATTGCCGGCGTGTTCGTCCTGGCGGCCGGTAGCGCCGTTTACAGCCTCGCCAGGCCGGTTAACGCCTCCGCCGGCGACGCCATAATGGTCGTCGTCAAGCCGGGGATGGCTACCCAGGCCATTGGCGAGCTTTTACACGACAAAGGGCTGATAAAGAATGTGCTGATTTTCCGGGTCATGGCCAAAATGGAAGGAATGGAAGGCAGCCTTCAGGCGGGGGAGTACTCCTTTAGCAAGGCGATGACGGTCAGGGAAATCATCGGCAAGCTGGTGCGGGGCGAAACCGCGTATAGACAGTTCACCATTCCCGAAGGGTTCACCATCGACCAAATCGCCGCCCTTCTGGAAAAAAACAAACTGGCGTCGGCGGCCAAATACAAGGCTGTTGCCGCCGGCTACGCTCCGTATGATTATATACGCCCGGCCGCGAACGTGAAGTATCAGGCCGAAGGGTTCGTATTCCCCGATACCTACCGCGTCGCGGCCGGCACCAGCGAAGCACAGTTGGTCAAGATGATGATGTCCCAGTTCGACAGCCAGTTCACGCCGACTATGCGTGAGCGCGCGGCTGAGCTAGGACTGTCGGTGCGGGAAGTGGTCATTTTGGCCTCTTTGGTCGAAAAGGAAGCTCAGCTGGCTGCGGAACGGCCGGTCATCGCCGGCGTGTTTCTCCGGCGGCTGAAGCTCGGAATGCCGCTGCAGTCGTGCGCCACCATCCAGTATATCCTCGGTTACCCGAAGCCCGAGTTGACGGTGCAGGATACCGAAATTCCCTCTCCTTACAATACCTACCAGAACATGGGCCTGCCGCCCGGTCCGATTGCCAGCCCGGGGCTGGCGTCCATAAAGGCGGTGCTTTATCCGGCCGATACCGAGTATCTGTACTTTTTCGCGAATAAAGACGGCAGCCACGTATTCAGCCGAACGTACGAAGAGCACCTGGCGGCCATCAACCGGGACGACTCTTAG
- a CDS encoding O-methyltransferase produces MDDLLRSMEEYAALRTIPVIGRDGAALLAATVAEAGPRTILEIGTAIGYSTLLMAERAPNDAVITTIEVDAERAAAAAAFFRRSRHAGRIDLLVGDAAAILPVLGGTYDFLFIDAAKAHYLDYLAKAMDKLRPGAVVFADNVYFYGLVTAERPPRRMRTLVKRMRAYLDFVNSDARFATTVHPIGDGIAISRFQGDDTNAHS; encoded by the coding sequence GTGGACGACCTGCTACGGTCTATGGAGGAATACGCCGCTTTGCGGACCATCCCGGTCATCGGGCGCGACGGCGCGGCGCTGCTGGCCGCCACGGTGGCGGAAGCCGGCCCGAGGACAATCCTCGAGATCGGCACAGCCATCGGCTATTCGACACTGCTGATGGCTGAGCGCGCGCCGAACGATGCGGTGATCACCACCATCGAAGTCGATGCCGAACGGGCTGCCGCTGCGGCGGCTTTTTTCCGCCGCTCCCGCCACGCCGGCCGTATCGATCTGCTGGTGGGCGATGCGGCCGCTATCCTTCCCGTGCTGGGAGGGACATACGATTTTCTGTTCATCGACGCCGCCAAAGCCCATTATCTCGATTACCTGGCCAAGGCAATGGACAAGCTCCGGCCCGGAGCGGTCGTTTTCGCCGACAACGTTTATTTCTACGGCCTGGTGACGGCCGAGCGGCCGCCGCGCCGCATGCGGACGCTCGTAAAGAGGATGCGGGCTTATCTTGATTTCGTAAACAGCGATGCCCGGTTTGCTACGACCGTTCATCCGATCGGCGACGGCATCGCCATTTCCCGCTTTCAGGGGGACGACACCAATGCGCATTCCTGA